From Halapricum desulfuricans, a single genomic window includes:
- a CDS encoding HAD family hydrolase — protein MTKYDAVLLDLDGTLCEYTRGTEQLLPAAFDAVGVEPIFSPEAYVERVDSYADRADSMLERRRLCFADLAAENGHDRQLGREVADAYAAERDHSNVRFLDGGAQAIERLAERFPLAMVTNGGPDMQDPKLESLGIEPYLDTVVYAGYDLPAKPDPEPFERALEALDVPSDRAVYVGNNYETDVLGAAAADLPSVFVGEPPADGPVEPVASVNSPGELPSALSSLPR, from the coding sequence ATGACGAAATACGACGCTGTCCTGCTGGATCTGGACGGGACGCTCTGTGAGTACACCCGGGGGACCGAGCAACTGCTGCCGGCCGCGTTTGACGCGGTCGGCGTCGAACCGATATTCTCGCCCGAAGCGTACGTCGAGCGTGTCGATAGCTACGCCGACCGGGCCGACTCGATGCTGGAGCGGCGCCGACTGTGTTTCGCCGATCTGGCCGCGGAGAACGGCCACGACCGCCAGCTCGGCCGCGAAGTCGCCGACGCCTACGCTGCCGAACGCGATCACAGCAACGTCCGATTCCTGGACGGCGGGGCGCAAGCGATCGAGCGACTGGCCGAGCGCTTCCCGCTCGCGATGGTAACAAACGGTGGCCCGGACATGCAGGATCCAAAGCTCGAATCGCTTGGGATCGAACCCTATCTCGATACTGTCGTCTACGCCGGCTACGACCTGCCGGCAAAGCCCGATCCGGAACCGTTCGAGCGTGCGCTTGAAGCACTCGATGTTCCGTCCGATCGTGCGGTCTACGTCGGGAACAACTACGAGACTGACGTCCTCGGTGCCGCGGCGGCGGATCTGCCGTCCGTGTTCGTCGGGGAGCCACCGGCCGACGGCCCGGTCGAACCGGTCGCGAGTGTCAACTCCCCCGGCGAACTCCCGAGCGCGTTGTCGTCTCTCCCCCGGTAG
- a CDS encoding alpha/beta hydrolase, which translates to METTDTDTKTDGESGTETTSDEQSTETTADGERDGETTTSSDDAPAYPTGEITTMSVEMPQFDNRTRTVRVYTPPGYFESDRSYPVVYMQDGQNLFDNETAYNVEWQVDETMDRLAHEKNRSAIVVGVDNGGGDRITEYVPPELGEPGQTKNGDRYAAFLAETVKPMIDETYRTQPDRAAIMGSSLGGSISVYTAFEYPETFPYAAGLSTASPPANVTASYLNETGAGPERVYMDWGLEEGPRSEMFAQRNQAFATNIQHLGYEPGETLLTVIDEDGTHSEFAWRERFPRAVQWILTGEDPAA; encoded by the coding sequence GTGGAGACGACCGACACGGACACGAAAACGGACGGCGAGAGCGGGACGGAAACTACTTCGGACGAACAGTCGACGGAGACAACGGCCGATGGGGAGAGAGACGGTGAGACGACCACGTCGAGCGACGATGCTCCGGCGTACCCGACTGGGGAGATCACCACGATGTCAGTCGAGATGCCCCAGTTCGACAATCGAACGCGGACTGTGCGCGTCTACACGCCGCCGGGCTATTTCGAGAGCGATCGGTCGTATCCGGTCGTGTACATGCAGGACGGGCAGAACCTCTTCGACAACGAGACGGCATACAACGTGGAGTGGCAAGTAGACGAGACGATGGATCGCCTGGCACACGAGAAGAACCGTTCGGCAATCGTCGTCGGGGTCGACAACGGGGGCGGCGATCGGATCACGGAGTACGTACCACCGGAATTAGGAGAACCGGGTCAAACTAAGAACGGAGATCGATATGCCGCGTTCCTGGCGGAGACGGTCAAGCCAATGATCGACGAGACGTACCGCACACAGCCGGACCGGGCGGCGATCATGGGCTCGTCGCTGGGCGGATCGATCTCAGTCTACACGGCCTTCGAGTACCCGGAGACGTTCCCGTACGCGGCCGGGCTGAGTACGGCGAGTCCGCCTGCCAACGTGACCGCGTCGTATCTGAACGAGACGGGTGCCGGGCCCGAGCGGGTCTACATGGACTGGGGGCTCGAAGAGGGTCCGCGGTCGGAGATGTTCGCTCAGCGCAATCAGGCGTTCGCAACGAACATCCAGCATCTGGGCTACGAACCAGGTGAAACGCTGCTGACAGTCATCGACGAGGACGGGACCCACAGTGAATTTGCGTGGCGCGAGCGCTTCCCGCGCGCCGTACAGTGGATACTGACCGGCGAGGATCCCGCAGCCTGA
- a CDS encoding chemotaxis protein CheC — protein sequence MSLRVDVRKLDLFNQMAREGSETVADHLSQMAGLDASIEVSKINFLDIEDVKTHIGSQKQVGIFVELVDSPHGYVLFLIDPADSKQLVEQMVGGMGNDEPADGLFTDMERSAMQEIGNIMTSGYIDGWANVLDTTIDISTPSFMYGPASNIVDEMGGWPDEDIVFVVDSDIVADDTDVELTAYTFPRLQELVELITDIDLDTDVREDTTASTDIVK from the coding sequence ATGAGCCTCCGTGTCGACGTTCGAAAGCTGGATCTGTTCAACCAGATGGCCAGAGAAGGATCGGAGACGGTCGCCGATCACCTCAGTCAGATGGCGGGCCTCGACGCCAGCATCGAAGTCTCGAAGATCAACTTTCTCGATATCGAGGACGTGAAAACGCATATCGGGTCCCAGAAGCAAGTCGGGATCTTCGTCGAACTGGTCGATTCGCCACACGGATACGTACTCTTTCTGATCGACCCGGCGGACAGCAAGCAACTCGTCGAACAGATGGTCGGTGGCATGGGCAACGACGAGCCTGCGGATGGCCTCTTTACCGACATGGAACGGTCGGCCATGCAGGAGATTGGCAACATCATGACCTCCGGCTACATCGACGGGTGGGCGAACGTCCTGGACACGACGATCGACATCTCGACGCCCTCGTTTATGTACGGTCCCGCCAGCAATATCGTCGACGAGATGGGCGGCTGGCCGGACGAGGACATCGTCTTCGTCGTCGACTCGGATATCGTCGCCGACGACACCGACGTCGAACTCACGGCCTACACGTTCCCCCGTCTGCAGGAACTCGTCGAGCTCATCACGGATATCGACCTCGACACGGACGTCAGAGAGGACACGACCGCCTCGACCGATATCGTCAAGTGA
- the hisG gene encoding ATP phosphoribosyltransferase, giving the protein MRIAVPNKGRLHEPSVELLERAGLHVVDGADRKLHAETVDPEVTILFARAADIPEYVSEGAADVGITGFDQVAEAQRDNLVELLDLEFGSCKLVLAAPEDDDIESVSDLDGGTVATEFPNITREFLDEQGVDADITEVSGATELTPHVDIADAIVDITSTGTTLRMNRLEVIADVLESSVRLFAREDARDDEKVQQIETALGSVLSAEGKRYLMMNAPADALDAVKEELPGMGGPTVMDIAGTDDVAVHAVVDDSEVFETINALQSVGASDILVTEIERLVE; this is encoded by the coding sequence ATGCGCATCGCCGTCCCCAACAAGGGCCGTCTCCACGAGCCGAGCGTCGAGTTGCTCGAACGCGCCGGACTGCACGTCGTCGACGGGGCCGACCGCAAACTCCACGCTGAAACGGTCGATCCCGAGGTGACGATCCTGTTCGCCCGCGCGGCCGACATTCCCGAGTACGTTTCCGAGGGGGCCGCCGACGTGGGCATCACCGGCTTCGATCAGGTCGCCGAAGCACAGCGGGACAACCTCGTCGAACTGCTCGATCTGGAGTTCGGGAGCTGCAAGCTCGTCCTCGCTGCGCCCGAAGACGACGATATCGAGTCCGTCTCCGATCTCGACGGTGGGACGGTCGCGACCGAGTTTCCGAACATTACCCGGGAGTTCCTCGACGAGCAGGGCGTCGACGCCGATATCACCGAGGTTTCGGGCGCGACGGAACTCACGCCGCACGTCGATATCGCCGACGCGATCGTCGATATCACCTCGACCGGGACGACCCTGCGGATGAATCGCCTGGAAGTCATCGCGGACGTGCTCGAATCGTCAGTGCGACTGTTCGCCCGCGAGGACGCTCGCGACGACGAGAAAGTCCAGCAGATCGAAACCGCGCTTGGGTCAGTGCTGTCCGCTGAGGGGAAACGCTATCTGATGATGAACGCTCCTGCGGACGCCCTTGACGCAGTCAAGGAGGAACTCCCTGGCATGGGCGGACCGACGGTGATGGACATCGCCGGCACCGACGATGTCGCGGTCCACGCAGTCGTCGACGACAGCGAGGTCTTCGAGACGATCAACGCGCTGCAGTCAGTCGGTGCGAGCGACATTCTCGTAACCGAAATCGAGCGGCTCGTCGAGTGA
- a CDS encoding amidohydrolase, translated as MSELLVSGGQVLRPDHSVERTDVLLDQDSGEIIDIGDLSGDDELDAAGGLVIPGLVNAHTHVAMTLLRGYADDKQLDAWLQEDIWPAEAELTAEDVRAGAELGLVEMIKSGTTALNDMYFFMSEVADAVEAAGMRARLGYGAITIGNDDEAAREEMRDSLAFAREYDGAADGRIRTAFMPHSLTTVGEEYYREFVPEAREAGVPIHLHANETTDEVDPIVDEHGQRPLAYAADLGLLESEDYLAHGVHLDDGEIDLLAERGAGVVHCPASNMKLASGMAPIQDLLDAGVAVGLGTDGAASNNDLDMFDEMRDAAMLGKLAAGDASAVDAYSVVEMATRGSAEILGFDSGRIEPGANADLAVIDLDAPHLTPAHDLVSHLAYAARGSDVRHTVCDGQVLMRDREVTVFDEQAVRERASERAQSLVGRAD; from the coding sequence ATGAGCGAACTCCTCGTTTCGGGCGGTCAGGTCTTGCGTCCCGACCACTCCGTCGAGCGTACGGACGTACTGCTCGATCAGGACAGCGGCGAGATTATCGACATCGGTGATCTCTCAGGCGACGACGAACTCGACGCGGCGGGCGGGCTCGTGATCCCCGGACTCGTCAACGCACACACCCACGTCGCGATGACGCTTTTGCGTGGCTACGCCGACGACAAACAACTCGACGCGTGGCTCCAGGAGGACATCTGGCCGGCCGAGGCCGAACTCACCGCCGAGGACGTCCGGGCCGGCGCGGAACTCGGACTGGTCGAGATGATCAAGTCGGGGACGACTGCCCTGAACGACATGTACTTCTTCATGTCGGAGGTCGCCGACGCCGTCGAGGCGGCCGGTATGCGCGCACGGCTGGGCTACGGGGCGATCACAATCGGGAACGACGACGAGGCCGCCCGCGAGGAGATGCGAGATAGCCTCGCGTTCGCCCGCGAGTACGACGGTGCTGCCGACGGACGGATCCGGACCGCGTTTATGCCCCACTCGTTGACGACTGTCGGCGAAGAGTACTACCGGGAGTTCGTGCCCGAGGCCCGCGAGGCCGGCGTGCCGATCCATCTGCACGCGAACGAGACGACCGACGAGGTCGACCCGATCGTCGACGAGCACGGACAGCGCCCGCTGGCGTACGCCGCCGATCTGGGACTGCTCGAGTCAGAGGACTATCTGGCCCACGGCGTCCACCTCGACGACGGCGAGATCGACCTGCTGGCCGAGCGCGGCGCGGGCGTGGTCCACTGCCCGGCCTCGAACATGAAGCTCGCCTCGGGGATGGCACCGATCCAGGACCTGCTCGATGCGGGCGTGGCGGTCGGACTGGGCACCGACGGCGCGGCCTCGAACAACGATCTGGACATGTTCGACGAGATGCGTGACGCCGCAATGCTGGGCAAACTCGCCGCCGGGGACGCAAGCGCCGTCGATGCGTATAGCGTCGTCGAGATGGCGACCCGCGGCAGTGCCGAGATTCTCGGGTTCGACTCGGGCCGGATCGAACCGGGAGCGAACGCCGACCTGGCCGTGATCGACCTCGACGCACCGCATCTGACGCCCGCCCACGACCTCGTCAGTCACCTGGCGTACGCCGCCCGCGGGAGCGACGTGCGACACACCGTCTGCGACGGACAGGTGTTGATGCGCGATCGCGAGGTGACGGTCTTCGACGAGCAAGCCGTGCGGGAGCGGGCGAGCGAGCGAGCGCAGTCACTCGTCGGCCGTGCAGACTAA
- a CDS encoding DMT family transporter: MDSDTPVVPPLAALALAVVAVSTSAILIRWSRAPSSVAAFYRVLFTTLLLAPVAVVRYREAFARLSMRDWLVAASSGLALAAHFAAWFESLEWTSVAASVTLVQTQPVFVALGAAWLLEERLNRRIVVGIGVALAGSVLLSVGDLLSGGAFAGSNPLYGDALALVGALAAAGYVLAGRSLRQRLPLIPYVIVVYTVSAIGLLVWTVGQGASLGPYPPREWMLFLAMAVGPGIFGHTVVNWALAHVESSVVSVTLVGEPVGSTLLALLLLGEVPPAMTAVGGVVVLVGIVLTARARPNP; this comes from the coding sequence GTGGACAGCGACACCCCCGTCGTTCCGCCGCTGGCTGCGCTCGCGCTCGCAGTCGTCGCAGTCAGTACCAGCGCGATCTTGATCCGCTGGAGTCGCGCACCCTCGTCAGTCGCTGCTTTCTATCGCGTGTTGTTCACGACGCTGTTGCTCGCACCCGTCGCGGTCGTCCGCTATCGCGAGGCCTTTGCCCGTCTATCGATGCGCGACTGGTTGGTCGCCGCCTCGTCCGGACTCGCGCTGGCAGCACACTTCGCGGCCTGGTTCGAGAGCCTCGAGTGGACCAGCGTCGCCGCCTCGGTCACGCTGGTCCAGACACAGCCGGTGTTCGTCGCGCTCGGGGCCGCCTGGCTGCTCGAAGAGCGGTTGAACCGGCGTATCGTCGTTGGCATCGGAGTCGCGCTCGCCGGGAGCGTGCTCCTGTCGGTCGGGGACTTGCTCTCCGGCGGCGCGTTCGCCGGCTCGAACCCGCTGTACGGCGACGCGCTCGCACTCGTGGGCGCACTCGCGGCCGCGGGCTACGTCCTCGCCGGGCGATCACTCCGCCAGCGACTGCCGCTGATCCCGTACGTGATCGTCGTGTACACCGTCAGCGCGATCGGACTGCTCGTCTGGACTGTCGGCCAGGGTGCGTCGCTTGGCCCGTATCCACCGCGGGAGTGGATGCTGTTTCTCGCGATGGCGGTCGGCCCGGGGATTTTCGGACACACCGTCGTCAACTGGGCGCTCGCACATGTCGAGTCGAGCGTCGTCAGCGTCACGCTGGTCGGCGAACCCGTCGGGAGCACGCTCCTGGCACTGCTGTTGCTCGGAGAAGTGCCGCCTGCGATGACGGCCGTCGGCGGTGTCGTCGTGCTCGTCGGGATCGTGCTCACCGCACGTGCCCGACCGAATCCATGA
- a CDS encoding SRPBCC family protein produces MATYKRSVRVEAPFEEVWEFHATGDGLVALTPGWMHLQIEAERGPDGESDPDTLEAGSTVVSTIQPFGVGPRQRWVSEIVARERKDDYAMFRDEMAEGPFPHWVHTHSFYRDGSATLVRDFVEYDLPGGPVGRVGSPLAWVGLEPMFRYRHRKTKELLERP; encoded by the coding sequence ATGGCAACCTACAAGCGATCGGTCCGGGTCGAGGCTCCGTTCGAGGAAGTCTGGGAGTTCCATGCAACCGGCGACGGGCTCGTCGCACTCACACCGGGGTGGATGCATCTGCAGATCGAAGCCGAGCGCGGCCCCGACGGCGAGTCCGACCCGGATACCCTCGAAGCGGGATCGACAGTGGTCTCGACGATCCAGCCGTTCGGTGTCGGGCCGCGCCAGCGATGGGTCTCCGAGATTGTCGCCCGCGAGCGTAAGGACGATTACGCCATGTTCCGCGACGAGATGGCCGAGGGGCCGTTCCCCCACTGGGTCCACACGCACTCGTTTTACCGCGACGGGTCGGCGACGCTCGTCCGGGATTTCGTCGAATACGACCTTCCCGGCGGCCCCGTCGGTCGCGTCGGGAGCCCGCTCGCGTGGGTGGGACTCGAACCGATGTTCCGCTATCGCCACCGGAAGACGAAAGAATTGCTCGAAAGACCATAA
- a CDS encoding NADP-dependent malic enzyme: protein MGLDEDALDYHRQEPPGKIAIETTKPTNTQRDLSLAYSPGVAAPCREIRDDPESVFEYTAKGNLVAVVSDGSATLGLGDIGPQASKPVMEGKGVLFKRFADIDVFDLELDTSEPEGMIQAVTAMEPTFGGINLEDIKAPECFEVESRLRDRLDIPVFHDDQHGTAIISGAALLNAAELAGKDLDELEVVFSGAGASAIASARFYVSLGVERENITMCDSSGIITESRAEAINRFKQEFASDSAEGDLADAMDGADVFVGLSVGGIVDQGMIRSMASNPIVFAMANPDPEIGYEEAKSAREDTVIMATGRSDYPNQVNNVLGFPFIFRGALDVRATEINEAMKVAAARALADLARQDVPDAVVKAYGDEPLQFGPEYIIPKPLDPRVLFEVTPAVAEAAIESGCARTELDTDTYVAQLEGRLGKSREMMRVVLNKAKSDPKRVVLAEGADEKMIRAAYQLVDQGIARPLLIGDRDRIEAIVETLGLSFEPDILDPDETDLQRYAEWLYEQRQRKGVTRREATELVQNGDYLGSVLVATDEADALLTGLTHHYPSALRPPLEVVGTAPDTEYAAGVYMLTFKNRVVFCADATVNVAPDADVLAEVTCHTAELAREFNVEPRAALLSYSDFGSVDTDGAAVPREAAEKLRSDRSVDFPVDGEMQADTALVEEMLTDSYEFAELDEPANVLVFPNLEAGNIGYKLLQRLGGADAIGPMLAGMDKPVHIIQRGDEVKDIVNLAGVAVVDAQQQ from the coding sequence ATGGGACTCGACGAGGACGCACTCGACTACCACCGGCAGGAACCGCCCGGCAAGATCGCGATCGAGACGACCAAGCCGACCAACACCCAGCGAGACCTCTCGCTGGCGTACTCGCCGGGGGTCGCGGCCCCTTGTCGGGAGATCCGGGACGACCCCGAGTCGGTGTTCGAGTACACGGCCAAGGGCAACCTCGTGGCCGTCGTCTCGGACGGCAGCGCGACGCTCGGGCTCGGCGATATCGGACCCCAGGCGTCAAAGCCGGTCATGGAGGGCAAGGGCGTGCTGTTCAAGCGGTTCGCCGACATCGACGTGTTCGATCTGGAATTGGATACGTCCGAACCCGAGGGGATGATCCAGGCGGTCACGGCGATGGAGCCGACGTTCGGGGGGATCAACCTGGAGGACATCAAGGCGCCCGAGTGTTTTGAGGTCGAGTCACGACTGCGCGATCGACTCGATATCCCGGTCTTCCACGACGACCAGCACGGGACCGCGATCATCTCCGGCGCCGCGCTGTTGAATGCCGCCGAACTGGCGGGCAAGGACCTCGACGAACTGGAGGTCGTCTTCTCCGGGGCCGGCGCCAGCGCGATCGCTAGCGCGCGATTTTACGTCTCGCTCGGGGTCGAACGGGAGAACATCACGATGTGTGACTCCTCGGGGATCATCACCGAATCGCGCGCCGAGGCTATCAATCGGTTCAAACAGGAGTTCGCCAGCGACAGTGCCGAGGGGGATCTGGCGGACGCGATGGATGGTGCGGACGTGTTCGTCGGGCTGTCGGTCGGCGGGATCGTCGACCAGGGGATGATCCGATCGATGGCCTCGAACCCGATCGTCTTCGCGATGGCCAACCCCGATCCCGAGATCGGCTACGAGGAGGCTAAATCCGCCCGCGAGGATACGGTCATCATGGCAACCGGTCGCTCGGACTACCCCAATCAGGTCAACAACGTGCTCGGATTCCCCTTCATTTTCCGGGGCGCGCTGGACGTGCGGGCGACCGAGATCAACGAAGCGATGAAGGTCGCGGCTGCGCGGGCGCTTGCCGACCTCGCACGGCAGGACGTACCGGACGCGGTCGTCAAGGCCTACGGCGACGAACCGCTGCAGTTCGGGCCGGAGTACATCATTCCGAAGCCGCTTGATCCCCGAGTGCTGTTCGAGGTGACGCCCGCCGTCGCCGAGGCCGCGATCGAGTCGGGCTGTGCCCGGACGGAGCTAGACACAGACACCTACGTCGCACAGCTCGAAGGACGCCTCGGCAAGTCCCGCGAGATGATGCGGGTCGTGTTGAACAAGGCCAAAAGCGACCCCAAACGCGTCGTGCTGGCCGAAGGCGCCGACGAGAAGATGATCCGTGCGGCCTACCAGCTCGTCGATCAGGGCATCGCGCGCCCGCTTTTGATCGGCGATCGCGACCGGATCGAAGCGATCGTCGAGACGCTGGGGCTGTCGTTCGAGCCGGACATCCTCGATCCGGACGAAACGGACCTCCAGCGGTATGCCGAATGGCTGTACGAGCAGCGCCAGCGCAAGGGCGTCACGCGGCGTGAGGCTACCGAGCTGGTACAGAACGGTGATTACCTGGGGAGCGTCCTCGTGGCGACGGACGAGGCCGACGCACTGTTGACCGGCCTCACCCATCATTATCCGTCGGCGCTCCGGCCGCCGCTCGAGGTCGTCGGAACGGCTCCGGACACCGAGTACGCGGCCGGCGTGTACATGTTGACGTTCAAAAACCGCGTCGTCTTCTGTGCCGACGCGACGGTGAACGTCGCCCCCGACGCGGACGTGCTCGCGGAAGTGACGTGCCACACTGCCGAACTGGCCAGGGAGTTCAACGTCGAGCCCAGAGCGGCGTTGCTATCGTATTCGGACTTCGGCAGTGTCGACACTGACGGGGCCGCGGTACCACGCGAGGCCGCCGAGAAACTGCGCTCGGATCGGAGCGTCGATTTCCCGGTCGACGGGGAGATGCAGGCCGACACGGCGCTCGTCGAGGAGATGCTCACCGACAGCTACGAGTTTGCCGAACTCGACGAGCCGGCGAACGTGCTCGTCTTCCCGAATCTCGAGGCCGGTAACATCGGCTACAAGTTGCTCCAGCGGCTCGGTGGAGCCGACGCGATCGGGCCGATGCTCGCCGGGATGGACAAGCCCGTCCACATCATCCAGCGCGGCGACGAGGTCAAAGACATCGTCAATCTCGCCGGGGTGGCAGTCGTCGACGCCCAGCAGCAGTGA
- a CDS encoding COX15/CtaA family protein yields MQLRRLLAGATGLTFVLMLLGVYTAGVGAGLTCGARWPFCDGAVFGLFPANWMSFVEWFHRLVAMVTGFVLLGITGLAWTRGASRRVRYSLVAAIALLPVQIGLGALTVTVGGLFPWGYSPPVQAAHYLAALTIFTLIVYATAVQYNRADTARLRTGAVVALALVPLGHLFSFGTVFSYTPEVQIVYYGLALVLFALLVAIGTWTRATGDRDAIRQGYLSLVAAALLAVQMVLGRHGLDPQGLLVADSVAGLVFVVLLGAAWFAFRAADGDAPMSGSFAR; encoded by the coding sequence ATGCAACTCCGGCGATTGCTGGCGGGCGCGACCGGACTGACGTTCGTCCTCATGCTGTTGGGTGTGTACACGGCGGGAGTCGGGGCCGGTCTCACCTGCGGCGCCCGGTGGCCGTTCTGTGACGGGGCCGTATTCGGCCTGTTTCCCGCAAACTGGATGAGCTTCGTCGAGTGGTTCCACCGGCTGGTCGCGATGGTGACCGGGTTCGTGTTACTCGGGATTACCGGCCTCGCGTGGACGCGCGGCGCGAGCCGCCGGGTCAGGTACAGCCTCGTCGCGGCGATCGCGTTGCTCCCCGTCCAGATCGGTCTGGGCGCGCTCACGGTCACGGTCGGTGGCCTGTTCCCGTGGGGCTACTCGCCACCGGTTCAGGCGGCTCACTATCTGGCCGCACTGACGATTTTCACGCTGATCGTCTATGCGACAGCAGTACAGTACAACCGTGCCGACACCGCACGGCTCCGCACTGGCGCGGTGGTCGCGCTCGCGCTCGTCCCGCTGGGGCATCTGTTCAGCTTCGGGACGGTCTTTTCCTACACGCCGGAGGTCCAGATCGTCTACTACGGGCTGGCACTCGTGTTGTTCGCCCTGCTGGTCGCGATCGGGACCTGGACGCGCGCGACGGGCGATCGCGACGCAATCAGACAGGGGTATCTGAGTCTGGTGGCCGCCGCCCTGCTGGCTGTTCAGATGGTACTCGGCCGCCACGGACTCGATCCGCAAGGATTGCTCGTTGCCGACAGCGTTGCGGGGCTGGTCTTTGTCGTGTTACTCGGGGCCGCGTGGTTCGCCTTCCGCGCGGCTGACGGGGATGCTCCGATGAGCGGGTCGTTCGCTCGCTAG
- a CDS encoding FG-GAP repeat protein has product MFAQGTESWTRQTTLAPDESHEGDYFGDGVALADNGKTAIIGALSDNNSNGERAGAVYVFTRSDGSWAQQAKLLPNDGDSGDTFGFAVAVADDGLSVLIGAEHDGDPNGKGAGSAYVFSRANGSWTQQAKLVPENGDGGDSFGASVALSADGTVALVGAPQDETPHGNESGSVYVFTYRDGSWIRRAKLVPGDGDSNDNFGSPVAVTGDGRAALIGAVSDEDSNGKSPGSAYVFIRDSGDWTQQAKLSAENGNEEEYFGRSVALADDRSTALIGAYDTGVDTGSMYVFSRSDDSWTQQGKLAPDNSDHNDAVGLTVALASNGPTALLGAGWGHGSENTVAAYVFT; this is encoded by the coding sequence GTGTTCGCACAGGGAACGGAATCTTGGACACGGCAGACCACACTTGCCCCTGACGAGAGCCACGAGGGTGACTACTTCGGTGACGGGGTGGCGCTGGCTGACAACGGGAAAACTGCCATCATCGGAGCGTTGTCTGATAATAATTCCAATGGAGAAAGGGCGGGAGCAGTGTATGTGTTTACCCGGAGTGACGGATCGTGGGCCCAACAGGCCAAACTCCTTCCTAACGACGGCGATAGTGGGGATACATTCGGCTTTGCGGTAGCGGTAGCTGACGATGGCTTGAGTGTTCTTATCGGGGCAGAACACGACGGAGATCCCAATGGGAAGGGCGCGGGATCAGCGTACGTGTTTTCGAGAGCGAATGGGTCCTGGACCCAACAGGCAAAGCTCGTTCCCGAGAACGGAGACGGAGGCGACAGCTTCGGCGCATCGGTGGCGCTGTCGGCCGACGGAACCGTCGCTCTGGTCGGTGCCCCCCAGGATGAAACACCGCACGGGAACGAATCGGGGTCAGTATACGTGTTCACTTACCGTGACGGATCGTGGATCCGCCGAGCCAAGCTTGTTCCTGGCGACGGGGATAGCAACGACAACTTCGGCTCTCCGGTAGCAGTCACTGGCGACGGGAGGGCTGCTCTTATCGGGGCCGTGAGCGACGAGGATTCCAACGGAAAGAGCCCGGGATCAGCGTATGTATTTATCCGTGATAGTGGGGACTGGACCCAACAGGCTAAACTCTCCGCTGAAAACGGAAACGAAGAGGAATACTTTGGAAGGTCGGTAGCACTAGCCGATGACAGATCAACCGCACTTATCGGCGCCTACGATACTGGCGTAGACACGGGGTCAATGTACGTATTTTCCCGCAGTGATGACTCGTGGACCCAACAGGGGAAACTCGCCCCCGACAATAGTGACCACAATGATGCAGTCGGCTTGACAGTGGCGCTGGCCAGCAATGGACCGACTGCCCTCCTCGGAGCCGGATGGGGGCATGGCAGTGAGAATACAGTAGCGGCATACGTTTTCACCTGA
- a CDS encoding rubrerythrin-like domain-containing protein — MSSKQASSRVRFECVDCGKSVVPASYWAACPDCRGELRESP; from the coding sequence ATGAGTTCCAAACAAGCGTCCAGTAGAGTGCGATTCGAATGTGTGGATTGCGGAAAATCTGTTGTCCCGGCGTCGTACTGGGCAGCGTGTCCGGACTGTCGCGGCGAGTTGCGGGAATCACCCTAG